The genomic window tataaactctTAGAAGAGACTCCAACTTTCCCTTAGAGATCAGCCACTCCTCGTTCTCTGTCAGGATTTCCCATAATTTCTGTGAAAGGCAGAATCTCAAACTGGACAGTAAGTTAAAGCAGTACAGTGGAACTCAAAGTACAGATGTGGCGGGGTGGTTTTGAGGTCAAGACCACAGCTGTTTTAGACCCAAGGCGGTATATCTCCTCCCAAACTCTGATGAATGACTGCAAGCCACTACAAGccacccactgacacacacacatatgttaatATGTGCTCAGGCTGTCTCTACTGACACTGAGTCTGGTGGCAGGTAACATAGTCCCTCAGAGGAAACTCATGTTGTCATACTTAAAACCACAAATAGTATGTACGCTTTGCATAAGTACTCAGTCAAGGTAACAGCTGTGGAGACTCCACAGATCCACACTCTGTAGGGCTGATGTTTCTACTGGGTCAATGATacttttgatgtgttttcttctttgacAGAATTTGCTTATAATAAGATAACTTGGCTTGTAATAAGAGAGCTATTTACGTCTCGTCTTGGACAGAGCAATAAAGActttcataatttttttcaaGAATGTTAGTATTAAAATAAGACTTGCAGCTGAGCTTCAGGGCACTATATCATAACATTAAAAGGCTACAGTCTGATTTACTTCAAACTCAGCACATCTCCAGTTAGTGAAACAATATTTCATGCAGCATAAACTCTAACTGAAGCCAAGTTTCCATGCGAGTGTACAGTTAACCATCAAACTGTTCTTAGACTACATGTGTCCCTGTTTacaacttttatttaaaatcttCTCATGGATTAGTAATGGAAACTGAGGTTAGGGATGAAGGAGGGTGCAGTTTAAATTGTCAATGTGTGCTAGCTTGGTGGTGAGACAATGTTTGGGTTTACAAAGGAGCTAGACTGTCTTCCATAAGAAGCAGGGTCCTGCCCAAAAACTTTATCAAAGAGGGTGTGGGCAGTTTGAACAGGGTTCAACATTCTGATGTTCATAGTGAACTACGCCTGCCATGCAAGGTTAGATGGACAGAACCGATCAGTCTGTTTTGTCTGCTGTTGTTTGGTGAGTGCGCTAGCAGTGTAGAAACAGTGTAGAGTCAACTGTTAAGGATTCTGTTCCCTTTGGTAGGCTTACAAAACACCACTTCATGCTCATCGCAAACATAGACTAAGAGAATGATGCTTATTAATGGTAAATGATGGTCAACTACTGTTCACCTAGCTTAAACAGGCTGATAAATGATTGTTCAATGTTCTGAAATTCATCTAAAAACTTTTTAGATGTTCTCAAACTGTCCCTCTGATTgagaaatatattaaaatatgtgcttttttaatttgtaatcCCCAATAATTCATATGAAATGCTGCGCATAATTGTTGGTCTTAACTCTACTGAGGGGTCAGGTCTGAGTTTCcctcctccactttctctttcaatAACCGATTAAATCAAAGTCCAATCAGGAATGATGTCCCCAACTCTTCAAAAACTCAGCCAATGTAGCACTTTGTTTTCCCTTAGATACATATATGAATGCTGATTCATTCCCCAACTGATGTCCAAGTAAAATTTACATTGTCAGTGTTTTCGATTTCTCACCAAAAATGTTTAATATCTTAAAAATCTTTAATATCTTAGGATCTTTAAAATCTGTAAAGGAAATTATATGTTTGGCAGCTATTTTTTCAAATTCGTCATCTTCAAGGCATGTTCTGTAAAACTACTCTCTCGCGACCTTACAGAGACGAGCGACAGATGAGTGCTATTTCCTGGAACGTCTGGAGTCGAATAACTACAATACCTATCGGTCAAGGAAATACCCAAACTGGTACGTGGCCTTGAAAAGGACGGGTCAGTATAAGACAGGCCCTAAGACTGGACCAGGTCAGAAGGCAATCCTCTTCCTCCCAATGTCTGCCAGATCTccttgaacaaaaaaaaaaaacaaacaaaaaaaattgacgTTTTGCTGCCGTCACAAAAATGGAGGCACTTTAAAGATGTGAAGAAGACTTTGAGGTCAGAAAATCAGAAACTGCAAGAACACCTCAACTTCAGTCAAAATtgagcagaaaaaaatatgtgtattgTTGAGGaagttgttgatttttttgtttgcttgaacAGTAATGCTGCTAGCATAGATTAACTACATACCAAAGCTCTACTGTTCCCATGTGACAGTGGCCGCTCAGGAGATGGTCTTTATATTGACTGAAGTCGGGCTTACCCAATCAGAATGTCGCTACGGTTACATAATGTGAGTTAAATGAGACTGCTTTGGACACCTTTATGTGTTTCCGTTGCAGTCTCAAAGAAAAAAGGTATTTTACTTTGTCCTTTCTGTATGCACGCATCAGAAATTGTGGTGAACAAGAGGATGTTTATCGTgcagaagacaaaagaaaaagcacatgGATTCTTTCACATGATATCATTTTATTGAGGTATTTATAGAGGAATTTGTTAACAGATATAACAACATTGGGATTTCTACTATTGTATAAATACAGTATTCACTAGGAGACATTTTAAGTTGACACAACTTTAAAACTTTTCTTTGTCCGACATTCTTAGGACTTCATTGTGAATTTATCTTAGTACCATAAATAGCAAAACTTAATGATAATCTTTTGTCTCTCAAGCCCCTAGACAGCTCTGCCCTAATAAACATTAGGGTGTGAGTCTTTGATTGATGCCCACAAAATGCCACTGGTGAAATGTGTACAATGTCCGGTCCAGAGATCTGAACTAAATGTTATGCTTCAAGTATGGTTTCCATAGATACTGACCATGGTTCTATTGAAGTGTCCCTGAGCTCTGACTATCAGGCCAGTGATCCTTACATGCAGAATCATCCATTCAGGAAAAGGCATTGAACATGAAAACAGTGCAAATAGTTAAGCCTTGGATATGATCTCTAACCCAGTAACTTTACTTTCAGGAAAGACAGAATAGATTTCTATGGCTAATAAGAGTCTTTAATTCTTGACAAGAACTGTACCCATGACCTAATAAATCTGAGAGAGTATTTACCCTTAAATTAGACCTGACCTTTTATCTCTAATCTGACTCCAAAATTGCTCATACAAGCCTTCATTTTTGTTATAACCAACACCTTGGATAAGTAGCTGGCCACAGCATTCTCAAATTAGCCTTAAACTTGATTCCAGCTTTAAGCTTTAACCTCTTAGATCAAACCTTTGTCCTCTAAGTTTGGTATTTTGCCTGCAAGGTGGAACTATATGATAGTCACAGCTCAGTCCAGTCCGTTCTCACATCACATCCTCCTCAGAGTCTAATGCAGACAATCAGAGTCACTGAGGTAGCTGACGGTGGTACAACTgatagaacattccagaataaaCGGCAGGAAGCTCCTCCATAGTGAGGTCGACAGTGTGGAATCCATGTTCCAATCCATGCAGGAGCAAACGAGCGATCCGGCTTGTAATGGGTGTGGTGTCACTGGTTTTGGCAAGTTCAGCTACTTCCATCCAATCACAGCGGAGACATTCCTGTGTGCAGAAGTTGATGTCGTATGTCAGTGGTATGAGTCGGCAGATCAGGTACATGTCAGACATTCCGAAGGCTCCTGGGTGGTTGTGCTGCTGCCGGATACTCAGAAGTGAGCGGAATTCAGCCCGAACCCCTGTCTCCTCAAACACTTCACGGACTGCTGTCACACCTGTAAAACAAATTGGAATACTTTCAGAGAGATTCAAAAGCAAACCAACTCACCTGTGGCCCACAAACCATCTTCatgtcctgctggttttcattttcatatgtcACTGACTGGCTAAAGAGTGTGCATACTTGTGTTCCAGATAGAAATCAGTCTTTTATATTAGGGCAAGGGTAAAATCTAGCAAGGACTCTATGTCCACAGGCCAGAGTGAAAAGTCCTGTTTGTAAACATAGCTAAGTGACACTTTACAGCACATAGGGGAAGCTGTACTCACTTTTATCttgaaatatcaaaatatttgtATTGGACAGTCAAGATAAAACATTGGTTTTCCTTCTTAAGAGGAAAAATGGAGGTAAGATGTCCCTAGGGCgactgatacacaaacacacatgaagcTGCTCCGAGCCAGTGTTTAATCCTCAGAGGGACCACCATTTTCTGTGAGCTCTGGGAATTTACGGTACCcgtcatttctttatttatgtgtcaGATATCACAAGTGCAGTTACTTAATATGGTCAAGAATCCATGGCTCATCTTCAGTATCAAAAGAGTTGGCATAAGCTCTTATATTACATCATGTAGTACCATAGACATGAGATTCACAAACTTTAACAGGTGTTGAGTGCTCCTGATTACTTTTTAAAACTATGAAATAAGTTTAGGTACAATTTAGTAAAATTTGTCTGGAGTGAAATAGGACCATGTTACAAATGATTAAAGTATGACTGATCACATTATGTTACCTTGAATTAATTGTGAAGGAAGCTTATAATGTCACTTAGATAAAAAAGGGatgttttatgtaattttttttaaaaaaaggataattATTTGATAGTAttaagcttttttctttcttttttcattttatttttctaaaactAAAAAGCTTGAATGTATCAAAATGTAGTGTGGTATTTACaaaagatacatttttttttgttcttgttatatgatatgatataaaCAAGAGTAAACTGACTATAAATAGAAAATGTAATATCCATACTATTTAAACTGTATgtggaaatggaaatgtgtgtgagaaaatggcTGAAAAACATTGTAATACTAGAAGTGAAGTTAGTGTGATTAAGGAACTGACCAATGTTTTCTCCTGGATCTGAAAGTCCACCAGGAAACTTCCACGCATTCTTAGTctgaaacatatatatatatatatatatatacacacatatataacatCAACATTTTCAGTACAGATTTATGACttgcctttcattttttcatattatttacAATCAGCCATGTATTTCTAGAAGACTGTACGTTATATTTATCATGCCATTGTGTCCACATATGGGTGAACCAAACTTTTCTAAATGCATTTTGTTCTATtgtattctcttttttttagagATATGAGAGAATTTGTTGTCTACTGATACCTATCACTAATCTTTCTTCcttaattcatatttaaaatctaagaaaacaaaaatgctgcTAGATTTgaaaaaataacagtttttaTCAGTATAGTTCTATGTTTGTCTCTTGAAAAAATCATGCTCTTTCTGCAGTctagaaaatgaacatttatgaAATGAGTATTCCAGTAAGTGTGATGGAATTTGCTGAAACAGAAATGTTAGTTCTTTAAGAGGAAAAATCTTCTATATTTTCTCAAGCTTTTTGTTCCAACAATAAAATATATCATCAAGCATGTAGTTCTGTTTGCTTAATGTGTGATTAAGTGAATGACCATTTGCACAGCAGTGTCTATGAATGGAGTTAAACAGTGTGGTTTAGTGCTAACATTATCACTAgaactgcctctgtctctgaggaGAGAACGGTAGTATGAATGGAAGATCTTAGAGCATTACTGAATGCCAAAACCTCAActcagaataaacaaaacacaacatcagaGTGGAAGGCTCCACACATCTGATTTCCTCCAAAAACCATGGCCAGGATTCCAACAGAATAACGACCcaataagacaaaaaaacagagaaaactctctctgtatccGGCCAACTGACCTTAATAATGCAGAGACAGAGTAGAAGACATTTCCTGAGGCATATGGTACTTCGTTCAGCATTCAGGAATGAGTGACtgtattgttctttttttaatgatgaaggTCACTTTAACAtattcagagaaaaatatttaGCTTTAAGTGAAGGGATTTCTGAAAACCTGTTCTCAAATCATCTTTGTGAGACTGTAATAATATGGTGCTTAGTTATATAGCTACAACGAGATGAATTTATCCAGATAAACTACAGCGCTGGCAACCAACTGAACACATCAAATTGGTTTGCCTGCTGTAAAGAACCAGGGAGTTATTAACctcagagaaagagcaagagacgAAGAAgtgacccccctcccctcccctgttTCCCAAAAACAATTAGTCCAACCTACTTCCTCCACTTCTGGAAAATCAGGAACTCTATTGCcaaaggagataaaaaaaaaaaaaaagaaaaacgaaaccCACACATCTGGCATCTGGTTGCATCTGTTTTTGCATACTGACACACAAACTGTAAAGTATGTAAAACATCTGTATTCTAACACAGTCTGTAAAGCGTTTTAAGTATCTgtatactgacacacagactgaaagcaTGTAAAGTATCTGTGTACAGACACATAGACTGTAAAGCATGTAAAGTATCTGTGTGCAGACACATAGACTGTGAAGTATGTAAAGTatctgtaaacagacacagtctgtgAAGCATTTAAAGTATCTGTATACTGACCCACAGACTGTAAAGCATGTAAGGCATCTgtatactgacacacagactgtaaagcATTTGAAGTAtctatatacagacacacagactgtgaagTATGTAAAGTATCTGTATACTGACACAGTCTGTAAAGCATTTAAAGTGTAAAATTGAATTCTCTCGTGTCATGAAGAGCAGCAGTGTTCCAGTCGCAGATGAGGAACACTGGCAATGTGCACTGGAGGCGTGTCTCAAgttagacatacacacacacacacacacacacacacaagtttgtacaTTTTTACCAGCATGTGGTTGGAATTGCAGTTCACCTAAGTAAGGTGACTGAGGTTCAAACGGTGGACGGAAAAGGCACTACTCTGATGAAATTCTGGTTTATCCTCTGCTGTCAGTCTTGAAACCTTAGAGGCCCCCAGTTTCTCTCCCAAACATTACAGGCACAAGCCCTGTTTCTGTTCCTCTTGCTGTTTACTCTCTGAACTGACGTAATCTACTTAGAGCTGGTTTATGGAAGCAAATAAGTATTCTAATCATATGATTTTCTGACCACTTATACATTACCTAAATCTGacctaaaaacaaaactaatacGGACAATCCTGTGAAAATTACCACTATGATACTATACCATGTTTGGTCTGTTTACTCTCTGAACTGACGTAATTTACCTAGAGCTGGTTTATGGAAGCAAGTAAATATTCTAATCATATGATTTTCTGACCACATTCACCTAAATCTAacctaaaaacaaaactaatacGGAAAATCCTGTGAAAATTACTGTTATGATACTATACCTTGTTTTTATCCTGAACAACCAGAACCTTTCCATTTCGACTCATCCAGAACAGCACCTttaaggaaaagaaacaaagatttTTCACATTACCCCTCAAAATTAACACAGTTTCCACTGCTGTGGATGAGTAGGTGTTGGTACATTTCTCAGCAGAACTTCTAAGAGATGACCTCCAGAAATTCAGGATTGTAGCCACTGATATGAACTCACAGGCAATATGGGCCATTTATCTGAAGAGGGGACACTTATCATTAAAATGGCCCTTACATGACTAGCTAATTCAGTCATAGGtgtaacaaaattaaaattgaaTTCTTTGTTCATAGTGAATCTTGCCACACTTAAACATCATGAGTCAGTATTAATTGTTTAGGAACATGGTGTGGTGACCTGCacctctttttgttcttttagaaTCCCTGCATGTTCTCTCAGCAAACCACACGCATGCTTGCCGAGATGTGATTCAcactttgaaatatttaatcac from Chanos chanos chromosome 2, fChaCha1.1, whole genome shotgun sequence includes these protein-coding regions:
- the nudt6 gene encoding LOW QUALITY PROTEIN: nucleoside diphosphate-linked moiety X motif 6 (The sequence of the model RefSeq protein was modified relative to this genomic sequence to represent the inferred CDS: deleted 1 base in 1 codon), whose translation is MATLSSRLFPSFRNSFIKQKLNSPVAILSRNPLRFFTCSARRWQFPSEDRSSSRTLTGTVDRFGGVTVRDFPLDISDEGFSNLLGDSLSQWKAEGRIAVWLHIPIALSRLAASAACHGFTFHHARKDQAVLSLWMGDGESRLPGYATHQVGVAGAVLDESNGKVLVVQDKNKTKNAWKFPGGLSDPGENIGVTAVREVFEETGVRAEFRSLLSIRQQHNHPGAFGMSDMYLICRLIPLTYDINFCTQECLRCDWMEVAELAKTSDTTPITSRIARLLLHGLEHGFHTVDLTMEELPAVYSGMFYQLYHRQLPQ